One Labilithrix sp. DNA window includes the following coding sequences:
- a CDS encoding DUF4351 domain-containing protein, translating into MSGVGVMAGAVDDRVADGRSKLDDVAASTAAVDDGGVTRIPYDQTAKQLLDGALECAGRAELQHEVSNDPQWIDVWFERDVTKSLPPGLFGKMIAESCAFEVFHGALNVAQALDCLAKQLGVYRRRRRRSLRVSADVPPMWLVTSERPKAVLKELLAEPLKGWPAGFYRMKEPVLPLHLVVVGELPRVRDTLVLRLMGAKKVLRDALEELGTLPEAAWERTAATGAVGVLHSLAARASRLSDPYEKAIVMSATAMYEQVKNEGRRELLVRQLRHRFGKVSSAVLARINAADSAQLDRWGEALLTAETLNEVFDRKR; encoded by the coding sequence GTGAGCGGCGTTGGCGTGATGGCCGGCGCCGTCGATGATCGAGTCGCCGATGGGCGCTCGAAGCTTGACGATGTTGCTGCGTCGACGGCCGCCGTGGATGATGGCGGCGTGACTCGAATCCCCTACGACCAGACGGCCAAGCAGCTCCTCGACGGCGCGCTCGAATGCGCGGGCCGCGCCGAGCTCCAGCACGAGGTGTCGAACGACCCGCAATGGATCGACGTGTGGTTCGAGCGTGACGTGACGAAGTCGCTGCCGCCGGGGCTCTTCGGGAAGATGATCGCGGAGTCGTGTGCGTTCGAGGTGTTCCACGGCGCGCTGAACGTTGCGCAGGCGCTCGATTGCCTCGCGAAGCAGCTCGGCGTGTATCGGCGCCGGCGTCGACGCTCGCTCCGTGTCTCGGCCGACGTACCTCCGATGTGGCTGGTCACGAGCGAACGCCCCAAGGCTGTCTTGAAGGAGCTCCTCGCCGAGCCGCTCAAGGGGTGGCCAGCGGGTTTCTATCGAATGAAGGAGCCGGTGCTGCCTCTGCACCTCGTGGTCGTGGGCGAGCTCCCGCGCGTGCGTGACACGCTCGTCTTGCGCTTGATGGGCGCGAAGAAGGTGCTCAGGGACGCGCTGGAAGAGCTCGGTACGCTTCCCGAAGCGGCGTGGGAGCGCACCGCCGCGACCGGGGCCGTCGGCGTGCTACACTCTCTTGCGGCGAGAGCGTCGAGACTGTCGGACCCCTACGAGAAAGCGATCGTCATGAGCGCCACGGCGATGTACGAACAAGTCAAGAATGAGGGACGCCGGGAGCTCCTGGTTCGGCAGCTCCGACACCGCTTCGGCAAGGTATCCTCGGCTGTCCTCGCACGAATCAACGCGGCCGATAGCGCCCAGCTCGACCGTTGGGGTGAAGCACTGCTCACGGCCGAGACGCTGAACGAGGTCTTCGACCGGAAGCGGTAG